A genome region from Nocardia sp. NBC_01730 includes the following:
- a CDS encoding exonuclease SbcCD subunit D — MRMLHTSDWHIGRTFHGVDLLADQARSLAAIAELVAEESVDVVVLPGDVYDRSIPSADAIAVCNRGFEAIRAAGAHIVATSGNHDSPARLGAGASFAAAGGLHLRTTVADADRPVLLEDEHGPVAFYGIPYLEPEITRAELDVPQARSHAEILDAAMSRIRADIAGRDNVRTVVLAHAFVVGGEATGSERSISVGGVETVPLAAFEGIDYVALGHLHSPQTLSESVRYSGSPLPYSFAENSHSKAVWIAELDETGLHSVRRRDLPVVRGLSKITGTLDDLLTDADYTGAEQHYVSAVLTDIARPVDAMRKLRERFPFAVHVEWMRPDGNPELRYRERVHGRRDTEVAHSFLTDVRSVPSGGEMAWLERALAAAVADREPEAAVAAMSGELSA; from the coding sequence ATGCGGATGCTGCACACCTCGGACTGGCATATCGGGCGCACGTTCCACGGCGTGGATCTGCTTGCCGACCAGGCCCGTTCACTGGCCGCGATCGCGGAGCTGGTGGCTGAGGAGTCGGTCGATGTCGTCGTGCTGCCGGGGGACGTGTACGACCGGTCCATTCCCAGCGCCGACGCGATCGCGGTGTGCAACCGGGGATTCGAGGCCATCCGCGCGGCCGGGGCGCATATCGTCGCGACGTCGGGCAACCACGATTCGCCCGCGCGGCTCGGGGCGGGCGCGAGTTTCGCCGCGGCGGGCGGGCTGCATCTGCGCACCACCGTTGCCGATGCCGACCGGCCGGTTCTGCTCGAGGACGAGCACGGGCCCGTGGCGTTCTACGGCATCCCCTACCTGGAGCCGGAGATCACCCGCGCCGAACTCGATGTGCCGCAGGCGCGTTCGCATGCGGAGATCCTCGACGCCGCGATGAGCCGGATCCGCGCAGACATCGCCGGACGCGACAATGTGCGGACGGTCGTGCTTGCGCACGCCTTCGTCGTCGGCGGGGAGGCCACGGGATCGGAACGGTCGATCTCGGTCGGCGGAGTGGAAACGGTGCCGCTTGCCGCCTTCGAGGGCATCGACTACGTGGCGCTGGGCCACCTGCATTCTCCGCAGACGCTGTCGGAGTCGGTGCGCTACTCCGGCTCGCCGCTGCCGTATTCGTTCGCGGAGAACTCACACAGCAAGGCGGTGTGGATCGCCGAACTGGACGAGACCGGATTGCACTCGGTCCGGCGCCGGGATCTGCCGGTGGTACGGGGATTGAGCAAAATCACCGGCACCCTCGACGATTTGCTGACCGACGCGGACTACACCGGGGCCGAGCAGCACTACGTCTCGGCGGTGCTCACCGACATCGCCCGCCCCGTCGACGCCATGCGCAAGCTGCGGGAACGGTTCCCGTTCGCAGTGCACGTGGAATGGATGCGGCCCGATGGCAACCCGGAATTGCGCTACCGTGAGCGGGTGCACGGCCGCCGCGACACCGAAGTCGCCCACAGCTTCCTCACAGACGTCCGTAGTGTGCCGAGCGGTGGCGAAATGGCATGGCTGGAACGCGCGCTCGCCGCCGCCGTCGCGGATCGGGAGCCGGAAGCGGCGGTCGCCGCCATGAGTGGGGAATTGTCCGCATGA
- a CDS encoding DUF6542 domain-containing protein, producing the protein MAASQRVRSPVPAPQRSILPSVPGLPVGAAVLIAVACTFVGFLIDAGGDGGELTGSFTALYIVGCVAAVAAVRYRGLFSTMVLPPLLLFIAVPMAYQQLSGRGSTSLKDILLNLAIPLVNRFPTMVLATVIVLLIGGGRIMMHRREEAEGRSPASRRGESRGRPAAKRPRSGRPSGSLGDSARRRTRRPNDDVDAPDLDEETPRPARRPATQVADAPPRVAPARPREGRAPARGVSRPTADMPRAEGEPPRAAARRRDVPPHPQPNVRYRERDSSRTERRRPENL; encoded by the coding sequence GTGGCTGCTTCCCAACGTGTGCGATCCCCGGTGCCCGCGCCGCAACGTTCGATCCTGCCGTCGGTGCCGGGTCTCCCGGTCGGCGCGGCGGTCCTGATCGCGGTTGCCTGCACGTTTGTGGGATTTCTGATCGATGCTGGCGGCGACGGCGGCGAGTTGACCGGCTCGTTCACTGCGCTGTACATCGTCGGGTGTGTGGCGGCCGTCGCTGCCGTGCGCTACCGCGGGTTGTTCAGCACGATGGTGTTGCCGCCGCTGCTGCTGTTCATCGCGGTGCCGATGGCCTACCAGCAACTCTCCGGGCGCGGCTCGACCTCTCTGAAGGACATCCTGCTGAACTTGGCGATACCGCTGGTGAACCGGTTCCCGACCATGGTGCTGGCCACCGTCATCGTTCTGCTGATCGGCGGCGGCCGGATCATGATGCACCGCCGAGAGGAGGCGGAGGGCCGGTCACCGGCGTCGCGTCGTGGCGAGAGCCGGGGCAGGCCGGCCGCCAAGCGGCCACGGTCCGGCCGCCCCTCCGGCTCGCTCGGGGATTCGGCACGCCGCAGAACGCGCCGCCCGAACGATGATGTCGATGCGCCCGACTTGGACGAGGAAACCCCCCGTCCGGCCCGCCGCCCCGCGACGCAGGTCGCCGACGCCCCGCCCCGGGTCGCACCGGCCCGTCCGCGCGAGGGCCGCGCCCCCGCCCGCGGCGTCTCCCGCCCGACGGCGGACATGCCCCGCGCTGAGGGCGAGCCGCCGCGAGCCGCCGCCCGCCGCCGCGATGTGCCGCCGCATCCCCAGCCCAATGTGCGCTACCGCGAACGCGATTCGAGCCGCACCGAGCGACGCAGGCCGGAGAACCTATAG
- a CDS encoding 4-hydroxy-3-methylbut-2-enyl diphosphate reductase produces MSSAISLNVGIARSAGARNADADGGKRVLLAEPRGYCAGVDRAVETVEKTLEKHGAPIYVRKEIVHNRHVVETLRERGVVFVDETDEVPEGAVVVFSAHGVSPAVHESAAARNLHTIDATCPLVTKVHQEAKRFARDDYDILLIGHEGHEEVEGTAGEAPEHVQLVDGPDAVDRVSVRDESKVIWLSQTTLSVDETMETVQRLRNRFPGLQDPPSDDICYATQNRQVAVKAMAPECDLVIVVGSRNSSNSVRLVEVALGAGAKAAHLVDFAREVDEAWLDGVRTIGITSGASVPEILVRGVLDMLAEHGYGDVQPVTTANETLVFALPRELRSTRH; encoded by the coding sequence ATGTCCTCGGCCATTTCCTTGAACGTCGGAATCGCCCGCTCGGCAGGCGCCCGAAACGCCGATGCCGACGGCGGTAAGCGAGTGCTGCTCGCCGAACCACGCGGGTACTGCGCCGGCGTCGATCGTGCGGTCGAAACCGTCGAGAAGACGCTGGAGAAGCACGGCGCGCCGATCTATGTGCGCAAGGAGATCGTGCACAACCGGCACGTGGTGGAAACGCTGCGCGAGCGCGGCGTCGTCTTCGTCGACGAGACCGACGAGGTGCCCGAGGGCGCGGTGGTCGTGTTCTCCGCGCACGGTGTCTCGCCCGCAGTGCACGAATCGGCCGCCGCGCGCAATCTGCACACCATCGACGCGACCTGCCCGCTGGTGACGAAGGTGCACCAGGAGGCGAAGCGGTTCGCCCGCGACGACTACGACATCCTGCTGATCGGCCACGAGGGCCACGAGGAGGTCGAGGGCACCGCCGGTGAGGCACCCGAGCACGTACAGCTGGTCGATGGCCCCGACGCGGTCGACCGGGTCAGCGTGCGCGACGAGTCGAAAGTGATCTGGCTCTCGCAGACCACGCTGAGCGTGGACGAGACGATGGAGACGGTGCAGCGGCTGCGGAACCGGTTCCCCGGCCTGCAGGACCCGCCGAGCGACGACATCTGCTACGCCACACAGAACCGTCAGGTCGCGGTGAAGGCGATGGCGCCGGAATGCGATCTCGTGATCGTGGTCGGCTCCCGCAACTCGTCGAACTCGGTGCGGCTGGTCGAAGTCGCGCTCGGTGCCGGCGCCAAGGCGGCCCACCTGGTGGACTTCGCCCGCGAGGTCGACGAGGCTTGGCTCGACGGCGTGCGCACGATCGGCATCACCTCGGGCGCGTCGGTCCCGGAAATCCTGGTCCGCGGCGTCCTGGACATGCTGGCCGAGCACGGCTACGGCGATGTCCAGCCGGTCACCACCGCGAACGAGACCCTCGTCTTCGCACTGCCCCGAGAATTGCGCAGCACGCGCCACTGA
- a CDS encoding lipid droplet-associated protein — translation MFRPPFLARVAAGAAVYALEESRRLPTAAMNFPITAISQMLQTTMHVQQFVTSLALKGDAVFDRLSNSPVEQPEWATFDEDLTDDPNPGSTRNSRFDLYTADEPTPSPLGAPEPFPAETAARATETNGHASSASISEPDSTEPDSTEPGITEPGITEPETREPETVVPEAAESGPEPVAAEIAEPDVAIRYDYATMTLAQLRARLRMLTLEDLTALLEYEQRTSARAPFVTMLTNRIATVRSQ, via the coding sequence ATGTTCCGACCACCGTTTCTGGCCCGGGTCGCCGCCGGTGCCGCCGTATACGCCCTCGAGGAATCCCGCAGGCTACCCACGGCGGCAATGAATTTCCCCATCACGGCAATCAGTCAGATGCTGCAGACGACGATGCACGTCCAGCAGTTCGTGACCAGCCTGGCGCTGAAGGGCGACGCGGTTTTCGACCGGTTGTCCAACAGCCCGGTGGAGCAGCCGGAGTGGGCCACTTTCGACGAGGACCTGACCGATGACCCGAACCCAGGGTCCACTCGCAACAGCCGTTTCGACTTGTACACCGCCGACGAGCCCACACCGTCCCCGCTCGGCGCGCCCGAACCGTTCCCCGCGGAAACCGCCGCCCGCGCCACCGAGACCAACGGCCACGCCTCCTCGGCGTCGATCTCCGAGCCGGACAGCACTGAGCCGGACAGCACTGAGCCGGGGATCACTGAGCCGGGGATCACTGAGCCGGAAACCCGGGAACCGGAGACCGTTGTGCCGGAAGCCGCCGAGTCGGGCCCAGAGCCTGTCGCGGCCGAGATCGCCGAGCCGGATGTCGCCATCCGCTACGACTACGCCACTATGACCCTGGCCCAGTTGCGCGCCCGCCTGCGCATGCTGACGCTCGAGGACCTCACCGCGTTGCTGGAGTACGAGCAGCGCACCAGCGCCAGGGCACCATTCGTGACCATGCTGACGAATCGGATCGCCACCGTGCGGTCCCAGTGA
- the xseA gene encoding exodeoxyribonuclease VII large subunit codes for MKQDGSPAGAGARANSAEQPWPVRSVAIKVAQWIDRLGSIWVEGQITQINVRPGTRTAFLVLRDPSADMSLSVTCDPDLIRNSAVPLQEGSRVVVYGKLSFFTGRGTISLRVIEIRPVGIGELLARVERLKALLAAEGLFDPRLKRPIPFLPTTVGLITGRASAAERDVLTVARNRWPAVRFEIRNTAVQGPTAVPQMLAALAELDRDPAVDVIVLARGGGSVEDLLPFSDEALCRAIVSATTPIVSAIGHEPDNPLSDFVADLRAATPTDAAKRVVPDAAAELAGVRELRARTAAALRGWVDRETKALAQLRSRPVLADPLRELDLRHQEAERLRTAARRCAEQLIRTESTAARHLREKLTAVGPAATLSRGYAVVQRVTGQDRHVVRTIEDAPAGSQLRIRVADGAVTAAALGTQALGAEHTETGRN; via the coding sequence ATAAAACAGGACGGCTCTCCCGCTGGGGCAGGGGCGCGGGCCAATTCCGCCGAGCAACCGTGGCCGGTGCGTTCGGTGGCTATCAAGGTCGCCCAATGGATCGACCGGCTCGGCAGCATCTGGGTCGAGGGGCAGATCACCCAGATCAATGTGCGCCCCGGCACGCGCACCGCGTTCTTGGTGCTGCGCGACCCGTCCGCCGACATGTCCCTGTCGGTAACCTGCGATCCGGATCTCATCCGCAATTCCGCCGTCCCGCTGCAGGAGGGCAGCAGGGTGGTGGTCTACGGCAAGCTCTCCTTCTTCACCGGTCGCGGCACGATCTCGTTGCGCGTCATCGAGATTCGGCCCGTCGGCATCGGCGAGCTGCTGGCCCGCGTCGAGCGGCTCAAGGCGCTGCTGGCCGCCGAGGGCCTGTTCGATCCCCGGCTCAAGCGCCCGATTCCGTTCCTGCCCACGACGGTCGGCCTGATCACCGGCCGTGCGAGCGCCGCAGAGCGCGATGTCCTGACCGTCGCCCGAAATCGTTGGCCCGCAGTGCGTTTCGAGATTCGCAATACCGCGGTGCAGGGTCCGACCGCGGTACCGCAGATGCTCGCCGCACTAGCCGAGCTCGATCGCGATCCGGCCGTCGACGTGATCGTGCTCGCGCGCGGCGGCGGCAGCGTCGAGGACCTGCTGCCGTTCTCCGACGAGGCACTGTGCCGCGCCATCGTGTCCGCGACCACCCCGATCGTGAGCGCGATCGGCCATGAACCCGACAACCCGCTCAGCGACTTCGTGGCCGATCTCCGCGCGGCCACTCCGACCGATGCCGCCAAGCGCGTCGTCCCCGACGCCGCCGCCGAGCTGGCCGGCGTCCGTGAGCTGCGCGCTCGCACCGCCGCCGCGCTGCGCGGGTGGGTCGACCGCGAGACAAAGGCGCTGGCCCAACTGCGGTCCCGGCCGGTACTGGCCGACCCGCTGCGCGAACTCGACCTCCGCCACCAGGAGGCCGAGCGCCTGCGGACGGCGGCGCGCCGCTGCGCCGAGCAACTCATCCGCACCGAATCCACGGCGGCCAGGCATCTGCGCGAGAAACTCACCGCCGTGGGCCCGGCCGCGACGCTGTCCCGTGGCTACGCTGTCGTACAGCGCGTCACCGGTCAGGACCGGCATGTGGTGCGCACGATCGAGGACGCGCCCGCGGGCAGCCAATTGCGCATCAGGGTCGCCGACGGCGCCGTCACGGCCGCCGCGCTCGGCACCCAGGCCCTTGGCGCCGAGCACACCGAGACAGGGAGGAACTGA
- a CDS encoding exodeoxyribonuclease VII small subunit, with protein MAGFGYERARDELVNVVKILEQGGLDLDESLALWERGEALANRCEEHLAGARKRVEEALHRTDLEERQ; from the coding sequence ATCGCGGGCTTCGGCTACGAACGCGCCCGCGACGAACTGGTCAACGTCGTGAAGATCCTCGAACAGGGCGGCCTCGACCTGGACGAGTCCCTCGCTCTGTGGGAACGCGGCGAGGCGCTGGCCAACCGCTGCGAAGAACACCTGGCCGGTGCGCGCAAGCGTGTGGAGGAAGCGCTGCACCGCACCGATCTGGAGGAGCGGCAATGA
- a CDS encoding VOC family protein has translation MSIRRATPDIHTTDMEASRDFYRLLGFHEAMDLGWVVTMVSPSNPTAQVLLVGPDAEQLQPTMSVEVDDVDAVHQAMTAAGADIVYPLRDEPWGVRRFFVRDPSGAIVNVVSHR, from the coding sequence ATGAGCATCCGCCGCGCCACCCCCGACATCCACACCACCGATATGGAAGCCAGCCGCGACTTCTACCGTCTGCTGGGCTTCCACGAAGCGATGGACCTGGGCTGGGTCGTGACGATGGTGTCGCCGTCCAACCCGACTGCCCAGGTCCTACTGGTGGGTCCGGACGCGGAGCAGCTCCAGCCGACCATGAGCGTGGAGGTCGACGACGTCGACGCCGTGCACCAGGCGATGACCGCCGCGGGCGCCGACATCGTCTACCCCCTACGCGACGAGCCATGGGGCGTACGCCGCTTCTTCGTCCGCGACCCCAGCGGAGCCATCGTCAACGTGGTGAGCCACCGCTGA
- a CDS encoding GNAT family N-acetyltransferase produces MSFSLSADLTTERLVLRSWTADEAAAVVGDRRGAAWAADFPAEGDRVIAGLLAEHPDWLGPFGHRLILERASGLVVGSIGLFWPAVDGELEIGYGVVASRRGRGYAAEATRALAAHALTAPEVHTVCAEVELSNPPSVRVLEKAGFVRLGVHDGIARYSAAATPR; encoded by the coding sequence GTGTCTTTTTCTCTTTCCGCCGATTTGACCACCGAGCGCTTGGTGCTGCGGTCGTGGACCGCAGACGAGGCGGCCGCCGTGGTAGGCGACCGACGCGGCGCAGCGTGGGCCGCCGACTTCCCTGCCGAGGGCGACCGGGTCATCGCGGGCCTGCTCGCCGAGCACCCGGATTGGCTCGGTCCATTCGGGCATCGACTGATCCTCGAGCGCGCGAGTGGACTCGTCGTCGGGTCGATCGGGCTGTTCTGGCCTGCGGTCGACGGGGAACTGGAGATCGGGTACGGCGTCGTCGCATCGCGGCGGGGTCGTGGTTACGCCGCCGAGGCGACCAGGGCGCTTGCGGCCCATGCGCTGACCGCGCCCGAGGTTCACACGGTTTGCGCCGAGGTGGAGTTGTCCAACCCGCCCTCGGTCCGTGTACTGGAGAAAGCGGGGTTCGTGCGGCTCGGCGTGCATGACGGCATCGCACGCTACAGCGCTGCGGCGACACCCCGATAG
- a CDS encoding PIN domain-containing protein: MSRTRGNGNGGSARRQARSALTRWLDDRADVLWVSSALVEVELVRAICVVEPADLVHVPSVLGRVDRLEMDGIMHANAAAISPAAVRSLDALHLTTALELADDLTAVVTYDKRFGDAAEAAGLTWVAPS; the protein is encoded by the coding sequence GTGTCTCGCACCCGCGGCAACGGTAACGGCGGGAGCGCGAGAAGACAAGCGCGGTCAGCGCTCACCAGGTGGCTCGACGACCGGGCCGACGTGCTCTGGGTTTCGTCGGCTCTGGTCGAGGTCGAGTTGGTACGCGCGATCTGCGTCGTCGAACCAGCTGATCTGGTTCACGTGCCGTCCGTCCTGGGGCGGGTCGACAGGTTGGAGATGGACGGGATCATGCACGCGAACGCTGCGGCGATTTCTCCGGCCGCGGTGCGAAGTCTCGATGCCCTGCATCTGACCACCGCGTTGGAACTGGCCGATGATCTGACCGCCGTCGTGACTTACGACAAACGGTTCGGCGATGCGGCGGAGGCCGCTGGATTGACCTGGGTCGCGCCCAGTTGA
- a CDS encoding DUF4245 domain-containing protein, with protein MSYQKPRILNDYRDLFWSLIPLVLIAVVFAGLASQCSFAANGPTQGQIPHFDVQAALTADARTLPFPIRNPDLPADWTPNSGSRESIGSTGGGPVSTVGYITPQGTYMRFSQSNATEEALGRFVLGSRYASGTEQIGEQKWIVYAEQGSETAWIADLGQSRVLITGAGNHAAFATLAKAIAGVPPLTR; from the coding sequence GTGTCGTACCAAAAGCCACGCATTCTGAACGACTATCGGGATCTGTTCTGGTCGCTGATTCCGTTGGTGTTGATCGCCGTGGTTTTCGCGGGTCTTGCCAGTCAATGCAGTTTCGCCGCCAACGGTCCGACACAGGGGCAGATTCCGCATTTCGATGTGCAGGCCGCTCTCACCGCAGACGCGCGCACGCTGCCGTTCCCGATCCGCAACCCGGACCTGCCCGCCGACTGGACGCCGAACTCCGGTAGCCGCGAATCCATCGGCAGTACCGGCGGCGGACCGGTCAGCACCGTCGGCTATATCACACCGCAGGGCACCTATATGAGGTTCAGCCAGAGTAACGCGACCGAGGAGGCGCTGGGGAGGTTTGTGCTCGGGTCCCGATACGCGAGCGGCACCGAGCAGATCGGCGAGCAGAAGTGGATCGTGTACGCCGAGCAGGGCTCGGAGACCGCGTGGATCGCGGATCTCGGTCAGTCCAGGGTGCTGATCACCGGCGCGGGCAACCACGCGGCGTTCGCGACGCTCGCCAAGGCGATCGCCGGCGTCCCACCGCTGACGCGCTGA
- the glpX gene encoding class II fructose-bisphosphatase: MTASSPKPSRREAPDRNLALELVRVTEAGAMAAGRWVGRGDKEGGDGAAVDAMRQLVSSVSMRGVVVIGEGEKDEAPMLYNGEAVGDGTGPEVDFAVDPIDGTTLMSKGSPGAIAVLAVAERGAMFDPSAVFYMHKIAVGPDAAHVVDISVPIRENIRRVAKAKNSLKSDLTVCILDRPRHAELIQQVRDAGARIRLISDGDVAGAIAAARPDSGTDILVGIGGTPEGIIAAAAMRCMGGELQGMLAPKDDEERQKAVDAGHDLDRVLSTEDLVSGDNVFFCATGVTDGDLLRGVRYYGGGASTQSIVMRSKSGTVRMIDAYHRLTKLHEYSSVDFIGDEDAVPPLP; the protein is encoded by the coding sequence ATGACGGCATCTTCCCCGAAACCGAGCCGCCGCGAGGCGCCCGACCGCAACCTCGCGCTCGAACTGGTCCGTGTGACCGAAGCCGGAGCGATGGCCGCGGGCCGCTGGGTCGGACGCGGCGACAAGGAGGGAGGCGACGGCGCCGCCGTCGATGCCATGCGGCAGCTGGTCAGCTCGGTGTCCATGCGCGGCGTCGTCGTCATCGGCGAGGGCGAGAAGGACGAAGCGCCCATGCTCTACAACGGCGAGGCCGTCGGCGACGGCACCGGCCCCGAAGTGGACTTCGCGGTGGACCCGATCGACGGCACCACGCTGATGTCCAAGGGCTCGCCCGGCGCGATCGCCGTGCTCGCGGTCGCCGAGCGCGGTGCGATGTTCGACCCTTCGGCGGTGTTCTACATGCACAAGATCGCCGTCGGCCCGGACGCCGCCCACGTGGTCGATATCTCGGTCCCGATCCGCGAGAACATCAGGCGAGTCGCCAAGGCCAAGAACTCCTTGAAATCCGACCTGACCGTCTGCATCCTGGACCGTCCCCGGCACGCCGAACTGATCCAGCAGGTGCGTGACGCGGGCGCCCGCATCCGCCTGATCTCCGACGGCGACGTCGCGGGCGCGATCGCCGCGGCCCGCCCGGACTCCGGCACCGACATCCTGGTCGGCATCGGCGGCACGCCCGAGGGCATCATCGCCGCCGCCGCGATGCGCTGCATGGGCGGCGAACTGCAGGGCATGCTCGCCCCGAAAGACGATGAGGAACGACAGAAGGCCGTCGATGCAGGCCACGACCTCGACCGCGTGCTCAGCACCGAAGACCTGGTCTCCGGCGACAATGTCTTCTTCTGCGCCACCGGCGTCACCGACGGCGATCTGCTGCGCGGCGTGCGCTACTACGGAGGCGGCGCGTCGACCCAGTCGATCGTCATGCGCTCCAAGTCCGGCACGGTTCGCATGATCGACGCCTACCACCGGCTGACCAAACTGCACGAGTACTCGTCGGTCGACTTCATCGGTGACGAGGACGCAGTACCGCCGCTGCCGTGA